The following is a genomic window from Rana temporaria chromosome 7, aRanTem1.1, whole genome shotgun sequence.
CCACCATCTGAAACGTCCTCTTCTCAACGTTGTCCACCATTTCCTCATGGTCTATAACTTGAGAAGTGTTCAGCTGTGCTTTGAACTCTACTGGCTCTGGGCGAGGTTCCTTTCCCGACTTTACTGAATGTCCTTCCCTTAACCAACTTTTAAAACCTCCATCCAACACGGACACATTTAGATGCCCAAAAACCCTAAACATCCACCACAGCCGGGGAGCACTAAATGAGCCAAAATCACTGGCGTCATACACCACAACATGATTGCCGTTAGAGATTCCAAGTTTCCCAGCATATTCAGCAAACTGGTCGGCGCTGGGAAGCATGTGGTCATAGGGGGAGGTGCGGTCACTGCAGACATCTATGTCGAAGAAGTAGGCTCCAGGAATGTGGCGCTCCTTGTACTCACGCCAAGGGTCACGTCCAGTTTTGGGGAGATGCCATGAAGCATCAAGTACCCGAACATTGGACCTGAGAGCTGAACCAGTCCGTAAATTGTCCCAAAGCCAGCGAGAGGAAACCAAAGCTCGGGGCAGAAGTTGGTTGGTCATGATGAAGATtctgtaaaagaaagaaaaaagtaaaaaataatgagaAACCATGTAATAAAACGATGTCACTTTTTGAAGAGAGCACCGCCcacccagccgtgtcattcagTTTCCTGTGATAAAAGAACGACAAATACCATCAGCTACCGTGGAAGCCATC
Proteins encoded in this region:
- the LOC120945331 gene encoding 3-mercaptopyruvate sulfurtransferase-like is translated as MTNQLLPRALVSSRWLWDNLRTGSALRSNVRVLDASWHLPKTGRDPWREYKERHIPGAYFFDIDVCSDRTSPYDHMLPSADQFAEYAGKLGISNGNHVVVYDASDFGSFSAPRLWWMFRVFGHLNVSVLDGGFKSWLREGHSVKSGKEPRPEPVEFKAQLNTSQVIDHEEMVDNVEKRTFQMVDARVEGRFRGLEPEPREGIEPGHISGAVNLPFPNFLTVEGNEKSPEELRRIFQEKGIDLSKRLVASCGSGVTACHVALAAFICGKDDVGIYDGSWVEWYMRAKPEEVVSEGRGKTL